DNA from Dioscorea cayenensis subsp. rotundata cultivar TDr96_F1 unplaced genomic scaffold, TDr96_F1_v2_PseudoChromosome.rev07_lg8_w22 25.fasta BLBR01002090.1, whole genome shotgun sequence:
AATGAAAAATACAGGGATTCTACAGGGACTAAAAAGGCTCTTTGGATATATACAGGGATTAAATTGGGTATTAtaccattaattaattaacatgtaGTGGAAGCAAGATCACTTACTTCCAACAATAGCAAATTAGACAGGATAAACAAAGGGAGTAAGATATACACTTGAAGAAACCAAAGGCTCTTCTAATCTATCTCGTTATCTCCTGTCGATGGGTTGGGTAATCTTAAGAATGTTAAATTGGGGACCCTTGGTGCTgtactatatataatccttaccatCAAAGAATTAACTCAACTTAAAATTTAAGTAAATCATTATTCAAAGTGGCAATTAAAGTTAACTTAGAATTCCATCAGATAAAGTCATTAATCACTTTATTCAGTTTGAATCCATATTGGATTAATATCATCacgaaattaatttaaaatagaactcaaactgTTTGTTcggccggtgtggtttgtgggtctAGAGAACACTCAAACGCTCATAGAAAATTCacacaaaccaaataaaaaggagacacacaagaatGGTAAACTTGTTCAGCGTCAACTCGCTTACATCTGGGGTACCAAGCcaggagataaacaatccactaaaagaggtgaaatacatgagtacaaacactttgttACTCACATTCACATACAAAGaccactaccctctctagattttTTAGTGCACACACTATCTCTTGCTCAAGTGCCACACCCAATATCAGAGCAAGGTGGCTTATATAGATGActcaatgtcccaaatatagcccatacctcttttagaatctccgtaactactaactttagaaccttccaaaattagctgttgcaactcctgttgtaacacaacttacaacatggccctgactgctgacttgactgagttctagttCTATTGCGAAGCGACCTTAAGACACATCAACCTCCTAGTCAtacttagtccgagtcgatgtaGTCAGATCTCCTGATCCTAActaccggcaactagcctacctcctcagttcctcaccaCGCACTCCCATTGCAAAGGGAGCGtgactttgtttttcatgaaactatccaaacttgatcttcaaattCACCCAAatttggccttcaaatcttcccaagaatagatcttcaatcaatcataccaatcataccaacaataggcatgtctttaATCATatccttaatagtcttcaatcatgcttattaatgtttttcaaatcatacctttaatagccttcaatcataccattgataggtatttcttcatttaagctccatccatatttagtttttaatcaaatctcctAAAATATGGTCTTCATAAGATCTTGTcctcaagttgtaacacatatcaaaaatagctccatcaagattttccaagatatttgcctccaatccAAGTCTTTTTGCCACATCATTATACTTCCCATGTTATCATCTATGTCATGTCACAATGGTTGCTATGTCATCTTGACTTGATgttaaatcatgccaattaatgTGCTTTTGCACTAACCGCAAACTAACATtgaattgttttattatatgtttagtTGAATGCAGGAATCACTGTACATATACTTTTAGACTTGTCTGATGTTTGTGCCATTGTTCACTATGGAATAGCAGGGTGTGCTAATGATTCATTATCTTTTGGTGATGTTATTGTGCCGAAGTTTAcattaagttgtttttttttattatttcttgcaTAGATTTAGTTTTAGGTGTAAGTTTGGCATTGGTAATTGTTGAACAAAATATCTTTAGTTAATTTGGTTCATGAAATAATAAAGTTGGGAAAGAAGGATGAACAACACTTCTCTTTTTGTTTAGGAGGGATGCTAACTTACATGTTAGTTATACAATGATTAGCAATAGATAGTCTTTGTCTTGGTTTTAAGAATCTATTATTGATTATCGAGGATTTAGTTTTACAATAAATGATGCTTAAGTGATTTTTGGAGCAATGTATTAGTCatgttagatgcaaaccaaacatgtTATTTGAGCCTAATTCAAACCACAATCTTAAACTGATAGGATGGATTAAATTAACTGACGTGGGACTGCTAGTTACTCTAAAATGCATCATTAACATATCCTAATTATTTTAACTACTCACATTATATTCAAACTAAATGAACTAAGCTCTAGTACCATGTTATGTGATACCCCAGCtacaattttaattgtttttagtgTATAAGGAATGAACTAAATACTCAcatactgaaaagaaaagaaagattccatgcatatatatatatatatatatatatatatataacttggaCCTAAACATGCGCGGCATCTTTTACAAGATAAAACCATGAAGCATGGTATGGGATAGTCCAAAAAGGGTAATTTCTCACATATCACAAGTGTTGAGATGATTAATTACAATACATTCTATTAATTCAAGAACAATGCTACAATGCCTAGGAATGAATAGCCTTTGGAACCAGTTTGATTTTACTTAGATCTATggtctttgttttgtttgagaaTGTAATTGTTGATGATCTTGTGAGTGCTTTTTTGGAGCAATTGGTAGTTTTTAGAATCAATTTATTTGCATCTTAATTAATAGAGTAAGTTGATTTTGTTCTATCATTTCTTCGTGATACTAAAGAACTTGGCCTCAATGCCCAAATTATATGGTCATATTTGACTGttgaacttgattttttttttcttgttgaaaTTAGAAGTATGGATCATTAGAGGGGATTACTCGAGAATTGAGCTTCGGCTTATATAGCATTcaaaagaagaatgaaaacTTGCTGTCAAAAGTGAAGTTCAAAATTGAGTAGTTTTACTTAGTCGGTAAGTTTAGGGAGGAAGTGTTTTGGATACAAGTGGACCCAAAATGGTTCAAACTCGCACAACAGCTTGAGGGTCGATATTGAATACAATTTCAGTCAAATATACTCTTCAATCATAATTCATTTTTCATGATACACATTAATGTCAATATCAATGGTTGGAACtgcaacaatatatatatgaaacaaacTACCTGCTCGAGGCCCTTAAAATAGTGTTTGGACTCAAAGCATCAACAGGTGATGTGTTCATAGACAATGCTGTTTTGATGGTCCGTTAAAAACAAATATCTTTATGTACATTCATAAACTTCATTTCTACATGTTTGTAaacctttgttgatgattttataGACAACAATGTTGCCAGGGATTCCAGCGATGGTGTTCAGAGGAGTATCAGATTTGGCAGGAGGTGAAGAAGCGAAGTGGTCATCGACAAGCCTGAACACTTTGGCATGTGAAAATGCTCTCAAAGTAACAGTGGAGTTTATTGTAGCAATTGGCAGGCAAAGTCAAATTATTTATCTGTAGATAAACTAATATTTTCTGCATGAATTTGTTTGTATTATGTCAAATTTTCTCATCTTATTATGGACATTGTATTTGgaaatattgattttttgtcGGATAATGTGTGCAATCACATTTGTGTAATTATAGATTGTTAAAGAAATTTGCATGTACTGTAATAGAAATcgtgtttatttttattcttataaaacACCAATATAACTATTGTTTctctatgtttttgaattactatatatgtgaatataatttttttgggtaatGAAGTTATGAACTTTGAGAAAggtaaatattcaaaatttcctaaaattttattttttttaatataacaaaagGATTATGTaaagaaaatgtaaaattaaactatttaaattaaatagttataaatttatttttttgaaaaaaagttacaaaaccTTGAGAACTCGGGTTTACTGGGGATTGAAAGATCATTCTCAGACATTCCAACAGTTGATATTCTCAAAACCTATTAAATTTCtcttatataaatcaattaaagctAAATAATGTCATAGTTCACGGGAGCAGAAAGAACGAAACCCCCAAAAGCCAAAAGGTACTCTTTTTCAACTaaattttcttcttgaattCATTCCTAATTTTGATCCGGTGGACTTGGTTCCGTGGAACCAAGACTTGGCTCATTCTTAGCCAtaggtttataaattttattgttttgattatataatttagggCTAAATTGTTAATTATCTTAAAAGATCCATGCCTTTTACTTTAGAAGTTATTAAATCGAGGCAATCCAACGGATAAGTTGGAACCACATCTCGGTTCTATAGTAAGTTTCAAGAAACTAGTTCCATGGAATCATCTCTCATTGAATTACCATTTTTCTATCATCCTAGTAATCTGATTtactatttattagtattttattgttgaaatttggGATTTTGgtgatgaatttttgttaatttctttgtttcattGTAAAAATGTGtgaattttttcaataatttgcACATCGTGTGATGTGCTCTGGTCCATATCGTTTttgttgatttctttgattaaatttgttataattttgaaaaggaCTGAGAAATTGATTAGATTTTAAGTTGCAATGATGAAACCCTAGAAGTCTCTGTCCTAGTGTACACTTTGtggatttttcatttttttcaatagatctcattagattttgattgttttattaatGTGTTTCTCTCTCGCTAACAATTAATCAACAATTTCTCATGATTTACCCATTTCTTCACCATGCTTTAAGGTTTATATTTCTGATTTATTGGCCCTTAAGAAGTTTTTAATATGAAGTTTTTGtcattgatttttgtatttattcttgttttatgCTTGGAAATGGaagcttttgttaattttgattgtatttatttatctcaTGTTAGGTTGGATGATTCTAAAACCTTGGATTTTGTTGACTACATTAGGCATATGCTTCTTTTCTTGTGACTAATCAAACATCAATCTTCAATGTTCTCATTAGTTCTTTTATCATGGttttaagtttatatttggtATTTCTTGTCCTCTCTAGAGTTCTCTGTACTTATGCTCGTTTTTTGGCTTTGTAAAGTTGTTTTGATCAACTTAGTCAAGGATAAATGGAAGTATGTGTTATTGGTTTCATATGTTGATTTTGCTTGAATTTATTATTCTCATATTaagaatttttcatatttcCTTAGAGAAAGCTATTTTTCAGCTTTGATTATGGGGGACAATCTGACTGACAAAGTTAGTGCCTTTGGTGCGGGGTTGAGGTGGGTCGGAAGATGTTGAGTGGAATGAGCTCAATGAGCTGCAAGATAAAGGAATTCTTCCAAGGCCAAATCCAAGATGAGAAACTTGTTGGGGAGACCACTATGGAGACTTTAGTTTAGCTTACTTGGAGCGCTGCTGGACCCCTCTCGGATTTGTTGTGACTGACTTGGGATTATCAATCTGGTTGAGAATCATCATCCTTGCATTGCTCGGAAATTCAACACTGAAGCTCAGAAGCTCAAGAATCTCCTTAAGTCCTTCCCCCATATCGTCCTTCTCTCCATTCCTCGGGAAGATAACAACATTGTTGATGAGCTTGCTTTTTTTGGCAAACTGAATCCTCAACGCTCCCTCTTCTCCAGGGATTTGAACTGTCCAAGATGTCTTCTCGAGCTCTGCCTTGCTAGAAACCTCTTCTTCTAATTcgttttttggtttctttctttttatttccttaGCTTCTAGCtctttctctaaaaaaaaaaaaccatgagaTTTGTGGCCTACTTATTTGGAAAAGATAAACAATGTTGAACTGATCTAGGCAATTAAGAACCAAATTATGTTGAAGGACTCTCAGGTCTAGTATCTTGCTCTGGTCCTTCTTGAGTCTTGTGTGAAGAATTGTGAGAAGGCCTTTGCAGAGATTGCTTCCTGAGAAGGTCCTTGATGAGATGATTAAACTGATCAATGATCCTCTGACTATAATGAATAATCAGAATAAGGCTTTTGCTCTTATTGAAGCATGGGGAGAGTTTGGATTAGAGCCTGCATTGCTGTTGAGCCTAAGGACTGTCCAAGGGTCAGTAGAGAAGAAGTCCTTGTTAGAAAACTGGCAGGATCTCACTCCAAGTCTAGGGAAGAAGATGACATGATGAATGATCTTGATGAAATGATATTCAGTAATAAGCAAGGAAATATATCAGATGGTTGAcaacaaaataagcaaaatgagaaaaatgatgTGCTCACATTTTAATGGTGTAATCAATCATACAACAATCATATGGAACCAGATACAACATGAAGATAGATTACatcttttttctcattctttgttATGTGTTCTTGACACTTGAAGATATAACCTGGTCAAGAGTTTCTAGTGTTTCTGCATGTTTAATATAAAGCCACCTGGTTTTTTAGTATGTTGTGGATTGTGTTTCTTATTTCGAA
Protein-coding regions in this window:
- the LOC120257424 gene encoding uncharacterized protein LOC120257424 yields the protein LNAGITVHILLDLSDVCAIVHYGIAGCANDSLSFGDVIVPKFTLRIPAMVFRGVSDLAGGEEAKWSSTSLNTLACENALKVTVEFIVAIGRIVRRPLQRLLPEKVLDEMIKLINDPLTIMNNQNKAFALIEAWGEFGLEPALLLSLRTVQGSVEKKSLLENWQDLTPSLGKKMT